The Aeromicrobium tamlense nucleotide sequence GCCGGACGCCCACGCGAGGGCCAGCGACGATCTCGGGATCCTCGACCCGCTCCCCCAGTGACACCGGCTCGGGATCGAGCAGGTCGGTGCCCAGATCGGCGCTGGTGATCCCGAGCGCCTTCGTGAGGTTGCCGGGGCCGCGCGCCAGGGCGACGTCGGCCACGGGACCGCGGCGCTCGCGGGCGAGCTCGATCCCCTCAACGATCTCGGCGGCGCGGATGAGCACGGCGGCCGCCTTCTCGGTGGGTCCCGTGACGACGTTGGCCGCGTGATGGCCGTGGATCCGGTACACGTAGAGCCGCCACGCCGGTCCGTACATGATCTCCGAGCGCGGCGTGCGGACGTACGCGTG carries:
- a CDS encoding DNA-3-methyladenine glycosylase yields the protein MAEVTLRARDLLGRLLHGHGVVARITEVEAYGGIEDPASHAYVRTPRSEIMYGPAWRLYVYRIHGHHAANVVTGPTEKAAAVLIRAAEIVEGIELARERRGPVADVALARGPGNLTKALGITSADLGTDLLDPEPVSLGERVEDPEIVAGPRVGVRLNADAPWRFWVAGDPTVSAYRRHPRA